The proteins below are encoded in one region of Sphaerodactylus townsendi isolate TG3544 linkage group LG06, MPM_Stown_v2.3, whole genome shotgun sequence:
- the FSCN3 gene encoding fascin-3 isoform X8 has translation MMWSLLLSTLLMFLSGSLQTWELKVTRKQENQTVVELRGRQGQALLVAPDGSVRCAQPASEKQEPFLLEVHPSGAWTLQQEHSGKYLESDGEDVFCISRRLTSSHMWMPRLAMHVHVVLFNPSLQLYARADAELKRIWVDTPVPYLEECSFILRFRDGVYHLETANHKFLSRSEKLVKTPSAETAFHLTLKPGCLAFFSDRQGRVLYPHGKRGLLCLGHSPVDSGEWFVVQRCPQWVSLRTRTKRYVTVIHESDVFAGSKKVTPMSIFHFEVNPSCKTVQLRGTNDSYLAQRECKNVVANGYCGEPETNFHVLWHCGKICLRASNGCYLGSLPVGLVAARALHPGPNEEFSLRLANRSFVLLRGPYGYVGCAPGHSVLQCNFLEPDCIELLPCKHGVYHLQTRGKSFWSLTSEKTFETGGKSALNFCLEIRGNNLLAILAPNGYYLRGDREGTLKADGEEVTSETLWEF, from the exons ATGATGTGGTCTTTGCTCTTGAGCACTTTGCTGATGTTCCTCTCTGGGTCTCTGCAGACCTGGGAGCTGAAGGTCACCAGGAAGCAGGAAAACCAGACTGTGGTGGAGCTGAGAGGGCGTCAAGGACAGGCTCTCCTGGTGGCTCCTGACGGCTCCGTCCGGTGTGCTCAGCCCGCGTCAGAAAAGCAGGAGCCTTTCCTCTTGGAGGTGCACCCGAGCGGGGCGTGGACACTCCAGCAGGAGCACAGCGGGAAGTACCTGGAATCTGATGGAGAAGATGTTTTCTGCATCAGTCGGCGCCTGACCTCCTCCCACATGTGGATGCCCCGGCTGGCCATGCATGTCCACGTGGTCTTGTTCAACCCAAGTTTGCAACTCTACGCCCGAGCCGATGCAGAGCTGAAGCGGATCTGGGTGGACACACCGGTGCCTTACCTGGAGGAGTGCAGCTTCATCCTGAGGTTCAGGGACGGCGTCTATCACCTGGAGACCGCCAACCACAAGTTCCTCTCCAGGTCAGAGAAGCTCGTCAAGACGCCGTCTGCAGAGACGGCCTTTCACTTGACCCTGAAGCCAGGATGCTTGGCCTTCTTTTCCGACAGGCAGGGGCGTGTCCTCTATCCGCATGGGAAGCGTGGCCTCCTGTGCCTCGGACACAGCCCCGTGGACAGTGGAGAGTGGTTTGTTGTCCAGAGATGCCCACAATGGGTCAGTCTGAGGACTAGAACCAAGAGATACGTGACCGTCATACATG agtcAGATGTGTTTGCTGGGTCCAAGAAGGTGACACCAATGTCCATCTTCCACTTTGAAGTTAATCCCAGTTGCAAGACTGTGCAGTTAAGAGGCACCAACGACagttacctggctcag AGAGAATGCAAGAATGTGGTGGCCAATGGCTACTGCGGAGAGCCAGAGACCAACTTCCACGTTCTGTGGCATTGTGGGAAAATCTGCCTGAGAGCTTCCAATGGCTGCTACCTGGGCAGCCTCCCAGTTGGGCTGGTGGCAGCCAGAGCCCTGCATCCAG GGCCCAACGAGGAGTTCAGTCTGCGCCTGGCCAACCGCTCCTTCGTGTTGCTGCGTGGCCCCTACGGTTACGTGGGTTGTGCTCCTGGCCACAGCGTCTTGCAGTGCAACTTCCTGGAACCAGACTGCATTGAGCTGCTACCCTGCAAGCACGGCGTCTACCACCTCCAGA CCCGTGGCAAAAGCTTCTGGTCTTTGACTTCAGAGAAGACCTTTGAGACTGGGGGGAAGTCTGCCTTGAATTTCTGCTTGGAGATCCGGGGGAACAACCTTTTGGCTATCTTGGCCCCCAACGGGTACTACCTGCGAGGGGACCGCGAAGGCACCCTCAAGGCTGACGGAGAGGAAGTGACCAGCGAGACCCTCTGGGAGTTCTAG